A window of Arcobacter acticola genomic DNA:
GAAAAGCCATAATTGTTTATTTTCTCTTTTTTTAAATGTATTTCTTATAATTGAGATAAAAGAATAAGCCCAAATTAAAAACTAATTTAGAACAATCAAACCTACAATTAATACCATTAAAAATATTAAATTCATTAAAAATAAATAGCAGCCAGCGCCTAATAGTAATAAATTTAAAATAATTTGGATAAATAATATTTTTGGCTTATATTTTATCTTTTCATTTTCTTTTAAATTAAGTATTCAAAAAACATATATTCTGA
This region includes:
- a CDS encoding PLDc N-terminal domain-containing protein, with protein sequence MWAYSFISIIRNTFKKRENKQLWLFLIFILPFSVFFYPDLKRVQIEVN